One Streptomyces sp. P9-A2 DNA window includes the following coding sequences:
- a CDS encoding carboxymuconolactone decarboxylase family protein yields MDARLDFFGNALGAKVLRHINAAGRAASESGLPHATQELVKIRASQINGCGFCTDMHTKDAAHAGETAQRLHLVAAWREATVFTEAERAALELAEQGTRIADAAGGVTDQAWADAAKHYDEDQLVALISLIAVINTYNRINVINRQPAGDYRPGQFG; encoded by the coding sequence ATGGATGCCCGTCTCGACTTCTTCGGCAACGCACTCGGCGCCAAGGTACTGAGGCACATCAACGCGGCGGGCAGGGCGGCGTCCGAATCGGGCCTGCCGCACGCCACCCAGGAACTGGTGAAGATCCGCGCCAGCCAGATCAACGGCTGCGGCTTCTGCACCGACATGCACACCAAGGACGCCGCCCACGCCGGCGAGACCGCCCAGCGCCTCCACCTCGTCGCCGCCTGGCGCGAGGCCACCGTCTTCACCGAGGCCGAACGCGCCGCACTCGAGCTCGCCGAACAGGGCACCCGGATCGCCGATGCCGCCGGCGGCGTCACCGACCAGGCGTGGGCCGACGCGGCCAAGCACTACGACGAGGACCAACTCGTCGCGCTCATCTCCCTCATCGCGGTCATCAACACCTACAACCGCATCAACGTCATCAACCGGCAGCCCGCCGGCGACTACCGGCCCGGCCAGTTCGGCTGA
- a CDS encoding DUF5949 family protein — translation MRHLLRDAGLSPAGRLVDAAEETGPSGVLVVPGAASLTMPGFDAQFVPPPKWADAVRERGHVYLVFTTRPWPSGAEPGDLATLDAFTSDQDTLRSAAHVLLPARTLHTG, via the coding sequence GTGCGGCACCTGCTGCGCGACGCGGGTCTGTCTCCCGCGGGCCGCCTCGTCGACGCCGCCGAGGAGACCGGGCCGTCCGGCGTCCTCGTCGTGCCGGGTGCGGCGTCGCTCACCATGCCGGGTTTCGACGCCCAGTTCGTCCCACCGCCGAAATGGGCCGACGCCGTCCGTGAACGCGGACACGTGTACCTCGTCTTCACGACCCGGCCCTGGCCGTCCGGTGCCGAGCCCGGCGACCTCGCGACCCTGGACGCGTTCACCTCGGACCAGGACACCCTGCGGTCCGCCGCCCACGTCCTACTGCCCGCCCGCACCCTGCACACCGGCTGA